Genomic segment of Malus domestica chromosome 15, GDT2T_hap1:
actaaggctcgtggcctcgccctagcaaacgaaactagttactaacaaccataaaacaaaatattactaAAAACatagatagaaaacaccttgaaaataaacttgaatcgtcAAAAGCTCTCTAAAGCCAAAATGTGTGCGTTCTCCCCCTCTCTTAGGGCTAGCcaaaaaggcttatttataataatctaattaaaaTCCTCCTAGTAAAAGTTCTTAGAAAAAAATTAGGAAACctaataaattgaaataaaataggaaacataatcctaaattaacttggtaaattcgtccaaaaatctGCACAACCGTGTTTTGGACCCAAATCAGCTCCAAAATGGGCCCAAAATAGCTTGATTTAAAGCTTGGACTATtatgaacacttctccagaaggccatgaACCATATCTGAGGTTATCTTGGGTTCCAGAAACGCAGTTTAAGCCCAGAAACATCACTTTACAGCAACgcacactgcttctttatttaatcgtcagaaaataaccgcttggtagataaatcccaaattttgacatGAATAAGCCAAGAGACACACAAACGTCctcaaatttgaatcattcaAAAAATCGTCGGTTTGGTTATGTGTTTTACTCTAGAGGAAGTCGATTATCCtacaataagaatataaatcaaagtatctaaattctaccaaaataattaccaaattatactaagaatagggtaaaatataaaatataatattgactcatcagtcataaaatcatgtttttcatgtatgcatttctagtaATTAAATCTTGCATTTTGGAAGGGTTCTACTCACAGATACTCTATCACCGAAGGGCCGTTCGAACTAGGGAGGATATAAACACCACTAACAAACatacctaagcacataaaaggaccgattaataaaactctactaaaacgattgaatttgaaaAACGGACGTCGTAAACGGATTCAAGACGTCGAAAAACCTAAGGGGACCTAGGGTTCCCCCGAGCATCGCCGCACGCGCCAAGATGGGTTGCCAGAAAATTCGCCAGCGCCACCTTGGACAACGGCAGATCACAGTACCTCCGGCGGAGGCGCGTATGCTCCGCACGCCGGCCATGGTTGCACCATGCGCAGCCTCATTCGCCTGCGAGTAAAGGCTACTCGCCTTCCTCGCGAGGCTTGAAACTAGCCGGTTTCTGGGCTCAACTCCCCGAGCTCCATTCGAgctcgtttctcaaccattttttttgtttcaaaagccaaaatgaaGCTTGACATGAGGAGAAAAGATTCATACCAAGTTAGGATCAAGTGGTGGCCGAAGTTGGCTGGAAAATGGCTGCAAAGATGCGGTCCTCATCGGAAACCTGAGGAGGCTTTCCTCGTGGGTTTCCTACATCCAAACATCACCAAAACTTctcaaaactactccaaaaaaTACATCAAAGCACAAGCTACAACTTTTGGATAAGGTTTGAGGCTTACCTTTGCCGGAGAAGGTGGAAACTCGATGGAGAGCTTCTACGAACAATGAATGCACTATACAGTGGAAAATGAAGGTTTTGGTGGGTTTTTCATCGTTTCTGAGTTCATAGGGACGATGGTGAAGTTGTTGTTGTCTCTAGTGTGTGATTTATTTGAGGGAACCCTTGGGGATGGTTAGTTTGACAGAGACCTGAGATGTAGAAAGGGAGAGAGTGTAGAGAGATAaggagtttagagagagagagagagagttcacaTAAATGGGGAAGGGAGAGCGGTCACACGAGTAGGGGTTTGGGATCAAGGGGACATATTGGCCGTAGTGGCTCACACATTAAGGTCATTAAGGACAAAACACGAAATATTCGAAAAACGTTCGACGTTTTGTAACGTAAAATCTTTGTTATAACTTTAAATTCGAATCCGTTTGCACCCACGCGTTCATGGCAATGAAtataaaaagaataaattaagaaaattagtCATATGCATTACGTTGAaatggtcaacgaaagtcaacgtTCATGCCTCAAGGGCAATTTGGTAATTTCATACGTTCGATAATATAAAAATACGACAAATTTAGGATGGGGTATCCcatttatctattttctgtctaagtaagTTGCAACTTAGGTGGGCTAGGCGAGAGCCTAGGTGGTCTAGGTGGGCGCCTCAGCAGGTCTAGGcacaatttcttaattttcaaacgcctaggcattaattgGGGCGGTGACCAGTGGCGCTAGGcagagatttttagaacagtggccAGCACTACAACCGCATGATGCCTCCTTATTGACTaggtctaatttttttttcattatcaataaaatttcCGTCATACATTTGAGatcttttcaacaaaaaaaaaaaaggtatgaaCAGACGAAGTTGGGAGCTCGACCAAGAAACTAAGTTTGAGAGTCGAGAGGAGAGAAGTTATGAGAGTCTGTGAATTCGAAATTAAGGTCTCAGAGAGACATCGAGGTCTGTGAATCTTGTTATATGTAGAGATTTAATCTCAAATTTTTAACGGTAGATACAATCCGGGTCAGGGCTCATTTCCTCAGCTATTTGGACCCACCCCACCTCATTTTGGATTTAGAAAATTTGAATCCGCCCTGACCCACATGTTTGAGGCCATTCCGCCACCCCTAGTAGAAAGAAATTTTTTGAGACAAGGGCTAGCATAGCTAGACATGCCTAGGCTAAAACATCCCAAGAAAAAACCTACATTGTGTGAATTGTGGCTGTAATGGTGAAaggtttggagttgtaggtggTTAGttgatattaaatttaaaaactttatGTTAAATGAATGTAGAAGATTTACGGATAAATAGATAAAAGTTTCAAGAAATGTTCACGGGAAGGAAAAGACCTAATAGGAAGCGAAGCCGAAGTCAACTTATTCAATCGAAAAGATGAACCTTGATCGAAGCAGAATTTAAAACGGGGATGAAGCAGGGGGAATTGACATTTGATCCAAAATATGTACGTACTGATTTTTCCTTCTATTGTGAAGGTTAGGCGTGGATGACACAAACTCAAGATCATTGTATCATGGGTTTGAATCCGGCACGAAAGTGGAATGGGCAGGCAAAATTACATGAGAGAAAGAAACTCTTGGTAGAGTCCTTCGGAGGACAGAATAGCACTATTTAGTGACTAGGAGAGGACAACCCGTTGTGCGTTATTTTTGTTTGACAGATCTATACTATAGTCAAGTTGTCCGCAAAATCGACTACTTGAGGTAGTGGAGATGTACATGCCTGCCCTCAATATTGAAAAATGATGCTCTCCATAGATTGCCAGAATATTTGCAGAGATCACGTTTCCTATTATTTTATTCACACACTTATCTCGTTCTAAATGGAAGACATGGGGTAGGTGAAAATATAggataatataaaatattttaatgtcgaaaaattattttgagttttatttttgCACTACAAAAATTTAACAGGGATGATGCACCATAATTCTGataaaagaaagcaaatggagaCTGTTACGTGAGTACTgctattcttatttttttttaattttaaatacatcgatattttcgcATTAAAAGAATGAGGAATTTGGTTAAACTAAACAatgagcaacctaatttggtatcgaattcatcattcacgagattcgaacctaagacctttcacttccaagtggaggaataccaccagaccatAATACTGAGTGTCAGTTGAGGTGTGCAACTTATGTATAATTTCTGTTTATTTCAGCAATTGTTCCCTTCTTCTTAAGTTgcaattgttttgatccttccatTCCAAACCTTTGCCGTACCCTACCCTCCATCCCTCCCACTGAAGCTCCAAGCCAGAAGtccatgaaaattaaaaataggtgcCATCATACCCTAAATGCTGCCAGTTCGGGAAGAACTAAGGTGAAAGATAATTATTGATCCTTTTATCCATCTTCTTTTGGAAAGTCCCCAATTGCAAAGacaatcattttcttatttaatttttttatgctgGTGAAATAAAAAACGGTACAAAGGTTTCCTTGAGGTGTAAACTAAATGAAATTTCAAACTTGAATCTGGTTACAAAATAGAAAAATCATGATGGGTCCCCGAGGCGGTGGTGGAGCACCATCAGTCGCTTAAGAGCAGTGATAAGGTCAGTCGCGAGTAGCCGTTAACTAATAAAGATGGAGTGGGAGCCGAGGTTCCAGAACTGCAACAAGCGGGAACTTCCGAGGCGTTGCCAATCCGAAAACTTCCTCCATGACCAAATCTTCTGTTGTCGCATTGTCAGGTAACTTCCAGTTGAATCCATGCAACAAGTTAGCCAAGCTAGACCTAATCATTTTAAGTCCAAGGCTAAAACCAGGGCACATCCTCCTTCCTGACCCAAAAGGCAGCAGCTCAAAATTCTGTCCCTTCACATCAATTGCCTTCCCTAGGAACCTATCTGGGTTAAACTCTTCTGCAGCATTCCACTGTGAAGGGTCTCTCCCCATACTCCATGTGTTTATGAAAACCCTAGTTCCTTTGCAAATATCATAACCTGCCACATTGCAATCTTCAAGGGCTAAATGTGGTGCTAGCATGACTGCCACTGGGTGCATCCTCATTGTCTCTTTCATGATTGCATCTATATAATGAAGCTGTGCAATGTCTTTCTCTTCtacccatctctctctcccaaTCACTATGTCAAGCTCTTCGGTTGCCTTTTCGATGAGGTGTGGTTGTTTCATGAGTTCAGACATTGCCCACTCCACGGTGGTTGCTGAGGTATCTGTGCCTCCTGCTATTAAATCCTGATTTACAATAAGACAAACTTTAGACAAGTTTATGCAGTAATATATGTCCATCAGTATCTTACTTGTTAGATTAAATAACAGAGGTTCAAAGTACATGCGGATTTGGtgaacaaaaatttgtaaacaaataaCGCATCCGTACCTGGGTGAATCCCTTGACACTGTCATAGTTGAGCTTAACTTCAATATCAGGATCTTCAGCCAGCTGCATCAGTAAGTCCACCATGTCCTTCGACACAAAATCCTTCACTTCTTTCATGTTTGCCTTGTGTTCATCCAACACATGATCATGGAACCGGTCGAATTTTTTCTTCAACGCTTTCATTCGCTTTACGTACCCTTGCAAGTCCAAACACTGAGCCCACGGTATCCAATCCCCTATATTTAGTACCCCATTAAGTAAGAACAACTCATCTAACATCTCTTGAAACTCTTCTAGGGACACTATCGAAGTCTCAGATTCGGACACGCTAAAATACTTCTTACCCAACACAATTCTACTTATAATGCTAAGGGTTAGGCGTGACAGATGCTCTTTGAGCATAGTTGGCTTGCCTGACACTGCACATAATCGTGATAGAAAAGCGCGGTTTTCCTCAACGCGGATGTACTCAACAGAGTCTAGTACTTTCGAGCTAAACAAATGGGAAAGGTAAATTTTCCGGCCTTGGCGCCAATATGGACCGTGAGGTGCCCAGGTGAGATTTTTGTAGTTGTAAGTTGTGTACTTACCAGCTGCCGTTTCGGGTCTAGAGGCAAAGATGTGATCATGCGTCTTTAAGAATTGTCTTGCCATTTCTGCAGATGAGGCAATTACAACAGGGTAGGAACCAAACATAAGCTTCATTATAGGTCCATATGTTTGGGACAATTTGTGAAGGGATTGATGAGGCAGAGGGCCAATGAGGTTGAGGTTGCCAATTACAGGCCATGGTTTGGGACCTGGTGGAAGTTTTAGCTTTTGGGGTTGGGGAAAGAATCCTTTCGAGAGAAGGGATAGAGCAGCTACCAATGCTAGGGTTAAAATAGCACAGGAAAGAGCTTCCATTGTGGGGAATATGGGAAACTAAATTGGTGAGAGTTTTTCCTCTTGGAGGTACTTATATAGTTGACGAGTACTTAAAACATGAAGGCACCATGATATTTCTTAaccaatttttaatcttaatatTCTAATTTTGGTTAGTGTGTACAGGACTTGCATTAGAAGATAATGAatatttgagtttgattttttaatcttaatatTCCAATTAGATTGCAATCCGACAAGAAGTCTTAATCATGTGCCTGAGTACTTCACCTTCCACTTtgattttttattcaaatatttgAGTTTGATTAAATTGTTTTTAGAATAAATGCTTTGTTAAATACAAGTGAATTGTGAAAAAGCATTTGAAGTGTACTTATTACAGGAAGcaattcaagtgcttttggagcttcaaaacatttttttctaaATGCTCTTTTAGTCATTTTTAAAATACTTACAAACAAGCCATGAGTAAAATATTATTGGTTCCTATAATTGAGGGACAAGTAATGACATAATTTTTCTAATACAGTCCTGCTAAACCCACCTCATTATCCTAATTCTCCATccacattttaataaaaatgttaataacATATTTATCCTTTTAAGAAAAAGACTTTTTCACCTCTATTTATAATTCATTATGATATTTCTTTTAGctataaaaaacaaataaaaactgaaaaagcCCAGCAACCTTTCTCCTTGCCTCACCCCATATCTCTCTCCCCATCGCCTCtctgaaaactgaaaaaaaattgaaaatttcccaacaaccttTCACAGAAAATACTGAAAACTGCCCAGCAACCTTTCTGTTGAAGtttgtggtttttaattatattgACGAGCATCCAAAGGTTACACAAAATATATAGAAGAGTTTGAGTGAGTTGCAAACTGCACTCAACACTCACGACAGCCAGCATAGGATGCCACACTAATCTCCTTAAATCATGCAAGACAGCTAATTGAGACATAAGGAGCCACACTAATCAGCCACACTAATCTCCTTAAATCATGCAAAGCAGCCGGCATAGGGCCACACTAATCTTCCTTGAAATGAGGAGATAAGACCCTTACACAAGATGATAAGATCAAGAAGAAAATAGACAGCTATTAACTAgataaaaccctaatgaagagtAGTCATAAGTAACCAGAGGTCCTTCCTTCAATattccccctcaagctggatccaaAAGGTTGATGGATCCAAGCTTGCCAAGGAGAAGCTGAAATTGATGAGAGGCCAAGGATTTGGTGAATAGGTTCGCAAGTTGATCCGAGCTCCTTACAAAATGCGTTTGGATAACCTGAGATTGAACTTGTGTACGAACATAGTGACAATTGACTTCAATGTGCTTGGTTCTCTCGTGAAAAACTGGGTTGGAAGCAATGTGCATTGCAGCCTGATTGTCACATAAAAGAGACATAGATtgatgattgaaaacacctaagTCACACAGTAAACCTTTGAGCCAAATTAGTTCACACGCAGTAGATGTCATGGCCTGATATTCTGCCTCAGCACTGGATCTTGCAACGACAGTctgttttttgcttttccatgAGACAAGGTTGCCTCCCACAAACATGCAATATCCCGTTGTAAACTTACGATCAATGGAATTgccagcccaatctgcatcacaaTAACCTGTAATCTGAGTGCTTGCATTGTTCTTCATGATTATACCAAGTCCCACAGAACCTTTTAGATACCGAAGTATCCTTTTGACTAGGTTAAAGTGTTCCATCGTGGGAGAGTGCATAAATTGGCTAACAATACTGACAGCATAGGTAATGTCAGGCCTTGTGATGGTCAAATATATCAACTTACCAACCAACCGCTGATAATAGCTTATGTTCGGAAGAGGTTGACCCTCTAAGCTGAGCTTAAGTTTAATGTCGAGAGGTGTAGGGACCGGtttagcatcactcatgtttgCTTCCTTAAGGAGATCAAGAACATATTTGCGCTGGTTAAGGAATAAGCCCTTGTGAGAGGTAGCCATTTCGATGCCAAGGAAGTATCTCAGTACACCAAGATCTTTTATTGCAAAGCGTTGCTGAAGAGAATGCTTGAGTTCTTTGATTTCTTCAGGGTTATCTCCGATGATGATCAagtcatcaacatacacaagAACAACCAATGTACCAGCGGTGCCTGAGCGTACAAATAAAGAAGAGTCTGCATTGCTTCTTCCAAAACCAACACTGATAAGGACTGAACTAAGCTTAGCATACCAGGCTCTCGGTGATTGTTTAAGGCCATAAATTGATTTGTGCAGTTTACACACAACATCTTGTTTATGACTTTGAGAGTGACCTGGTGGTAATCTCATGTAGACGTCTTCTTCAAGCTCACCATGTAAGAAGGcgttttttacatccatttgatacaTAGGCCATCCTTTGTTGACAGCCACGGACAAGAGTACGCGCACTGTGTTCATCTTTGCAACCGGGGCAAAGGTTTCCTTGTAATCCACATCAAATGTTTGAGTGAAGCCTCGGGCCACTAATCGTGCCTTGTGTCTTTCTATAGACCCATCCGAGTTGAATTTAATCTTGTATATCCACCTGCAGCCTactattttctttcctttgggtAGTGGCACAATGCTCCAGGTTTTATGTTGATCGAGTGCATGCAATTCATCCTGCATGGCTTGCTGCCACACCTGTGATTAGTTAGCTTCTTGAAATGATTGAGGCTCTTCATGTGCAGATATATTACTCAAATAGGCAGTATAATTAGGTGAAAACTTTTGGTAAGAACAGTAGTTGGATAAGGGGTGCTTGGGCTTGTACGTAACAAAATCTTGCAGTCTTGCTGGTGGGTGCCTCTCACGAGTTGGATTTCGTCGAGGTATGATAGGAAGAGACTCATCTGAGGATTCTTCAGGATGAATACTGCGTAGAGTTTCATCTTCCACAGGCATGTTGTTGTCGTCATATGGAGCCGGTGGATTTAGGGCCACAAGATCCATCGTGTGAGGTTGATCACCCACATTGTTGGGTATCTCAGTCCTTGGCAGTGGAAACATGTCCAAGCTAATCTCCCCCTGACTTGTACTATCCAGAGACTTACTGTAATAAGAATTAGTTTCATGAAATTGAACATCATTTGAAACAATTAATCTCTTAAGTTGTGGATTGTAACACTTATACCCTTTTTGTGTGGACGAGTAGCCAAGGAAAATGCATTTAGTTGCCTTAGGATCAAGTTTGTCTCGATGTAAGGGCTGAACATGAACAAAACAGATGCATCTAAAGACTTTAAGGTGAGACAAGTCCACCTTTCTGTTCTTGACTATCTCTATTGGAGATTTGAACCCCAAAACCCTACTAGGTAACCTGTTGATCAGGTAAGCTGCTGTCATGACGCTTTGAGACCAAAAACATTTTGGTACATTCATTTGTAACATCAATGCCCTAGTTTTTTCAAGGAGATCACGGTTTTTCCTctcggcaacaccattttgttggggtgtgcCAACACAACTAGTTTGATGTATGATGCCATTGTTACTCAAATATTGAGTCATGACTTGGGACATGTATTCGGTGCCATTATCAGAccttagggttttgatttgagaagaaaaatgatttttaacaagGTTGTGGAAGTCCTTAAACACTTCCATCACCTCACTTTTTGATTTTAACAAATATAACCAGGTggttcttgaataatcatcaacaaaagtTATGAAATATTTATAACCATCAAAAGATTCACTTGTTGGTCCCCATATATCAGAGTGTACAATCTCAAAAAGGTGAAAAACTCTAGACATCGAAGACCCTAGAGGTAGTCTTGTTGCCTTTGACAAATGGCAAGTTTCACAGTGGGTTGATTCTTTGCCTAAATCAAGAAATTAGGTGGACAAGATAGGTTGAGATGGATGGGCTAGTGGCTGGTGCCACAATGAGGCCTCTTGAATGGAGGTATAGATGGACTTTGACTTGGCATGAAACCCACAAGAAGAGTTTTTCGATATGTAATAGAGACCATCACTGTAAAACCCCTCACTAATCGTCCTCTTGGTTATACAATCCTGAAAAATGacagttttttgtgaaaaaatggCCAAACAATTTAAGGAATTTGTGATTCTTCCCACTAAGAGAAGTTGAAATGGAAAAGATGGGACATATAGGGCCATAGACTCTATTTGATCTGATATCAGGTGAATTTTTCCCTTTCCTACAATCCTAGCACCTTCACCATTAGCAACAGATACATGTGAAGGATTATGTAGTTTCTCAAATTTATGTAACTTTGACATTTGATTTGTCATATGGTCTGTGGCACTAGAATCTACAACCCAAAAATCATGTAACTCATTTATTTTAAGAGCAGTTTGGAAAGCAATTATAATACCTTTCAAGTCTGTCTGAGGTACACAATCAGCATCAGCTAAAAAACTTGCAAATTTGCCCATCAATACAGTAGTACTTCCATCTTCATGATCAACAGATCCCTCATCTCTTCCCTTCTTTTGTTGGAGATATGCTGCGAACTCATTTAACAGGGTGGCAGGATTTGCAGTAAACTGTTGATAAATATCAAAACTGTTGATAGATGAAGATGTTGCAGTGTTGGCATGAGGGTATGCTCGACTTGTCTTTGGTGCAGATTTATCCTTCATGAAGTCAGGTTTGAGTTCTGGATGTAGGATCCAACACTTGTCTCTCACATGCCCGATGTTGTCACAATGTAGACACTTCAAATGAGGGTTTTTCCCTTTATACCTTTTTTCATTTGTCAGGTAAGCCCTAGCTTCTGTCACGTTGGTTTTTATACCATTGTTCATGACTTTTCTCCTTACTTCCTCACGTTGGATAGTTGCACAAACACTAGTGAAGGATGGTAGCTCCGGGTTCATGAGAATGTGACTTCTCAAATCCTCATATTCTGAGCTTAAGCTAGAcaataattgaaattttttatcttcttcagtTCTTTTAAGGAGCACTGAGGAATCAGTTGTGTGAGGTCTGTACACATCTAACTCATTCCACATGCTTCTCAAGGAACCAAGATGTTGAACAAAGCTTTTACCTTCTTGCTGTATATTGGAGATATCCTTCTTGAGTTGAAAGATGCGAGCTGCATTGTTTTGATTGCCATACATCTTCTTCATGGTGGTCCAAAGAGTGAGAGACGACTCAGAATAGCTGAAGATTTCAGCAACCTTCATTTCCATAGAATTTAACAACCATGACATGACCAATTGATCTTTACATAGCCACCCTCCAAATTCTGGAGAAGAAGCATCTGGTGCAGGTTGACTGCCATTGATGAAACCAAGTTTGGATCTTCCATCGAGGGCAAGACTGACAGCCCTTGCCCATGGAAAATAATTAAACTCATTCAATAACACTGAACTGAGACGTTGGTTTGGATTGATATCCATTTCAGACGTGCTTATAGATGAAGAAGCAATGATGCTTACATCATCTGGACTTCCATCTGCcattgtttttgaaaaaataaacacaTCAGTTTCGATATACAGAACATGCTCAGAATGATgcccgctctgataccatgttgaagtttgtggtttttaattatattgATGAGCATCCAAAGGTTACACAAAATATATAGAAGAGTTTGAGTGAGTTGCAAACTGCACTCAACACTCACGACAGCCAGCATAGGATGCCACACTAATCTCCTTAAATCATGCAAGACAGCTAATTGAGACATAGAGAGCCACACTAATCAGCCACACTAATCTCCTTAAATCATGCAAAGCAGCCGGCATAGGGCCACACTAATCTTCCTTGAAATGAGGAGATAAGACCCTTACACAAGATGATAAGATCAAGAAGAAAATAGACGGCTATTAACTAgataaaaccctaatgaagagtAGTCATAAGTAACTGGAGGTCCTTCCTTCAATACTTTCCCTGCCTATAACAACGGGAACGGGATACTCGAGATCAACCGATCTTGGCTGTTCGTATTAGATCGAGAATCCATGAAtcaatttatttccctttttgttttttgtcatGCGAAACGAAACGTCAACTCCATCCTTTTATCATCTTTTTCCATCTTCTTCAAATCTCAGTATCAATTTTGAACTAAAATAAAAGTAACGTTAGGGCAGctaaatttatagataaaatttgtaaactaaatgatatgtcactaaTAAGAATGAATACGTTTATTAACGGTTAAGTATGAAACCAATCATCAATTTTTATGTTCTTTAGTTTCTAAAATTTTgtattacaaatttaatctacatAACATTACCCTTTAAATAAtgtattttttctaaaaatgttttcaattattttgaaAAGCATTTACAAACGACTCATGAGTAAAATATTACTAGTAAATATAAATAAGGTAAAAGAAATGGCATAATTTTTGTAATAGAGTCCAATTAAAAAAGCCCTGCAACCTTTCTCCTGCACTCACCCCATTTCTCtagaattggatcctctcctgaggcAAATCTTCAGAATTCTCCTGACTCAGTAATATGGACCATTGGattttgattcaacggctacaaacaaggaGCTcctctaaagttataataattgtaaccgttggatcaaaatccaacgacCAGTGTTAGTaggtcaggaggatcctgagACTTTGCCTCAGAAATGATCCAAATCCCATTTCTCTACCCCACTGGCTCTAACTCTC
This window contains:
- the LOC103400968 gene encoding dimethylnonatriene synthase-like, whose protein sequence is MKLMFGSYPVVIASSAEMARQFLKTHDHIFASRPETAAGKYTTYNYKNLTWAPHGPYWRQGRKIYLSHLFSSKVLDSVEYIRVEENRAFLSRLCAVSGKPTMLKEHLSRLTLSIISRIVLGKKYFSVSESETSIVSLEEFQEMLDELFLLNGVLNIGDWIPWAQCLDLQGYVKRMKALKKKFDRFHDHVLDEHKANMKEVKDFVSKDMVDLLMQLAEDPDIEVKLNYDSVKGFTQDLIAGGTDTSATTVEWAMSELMKQPHLIEKATEELDIVIGRERWVEEKDIAQLHYIDAIMKETMRMHPVAVMLAPHLALEDCNVAGYDICKGTRVFINTWSMGRDPSQWNAAEEFNPDRFLGKAIDVKGQNFELLPFGSGRRMCPGFSLGLKMIRSSLANLLHGFNWKLPDNATTEDLVMEEVFGLATPRKFPLVAVLEPRLPLHLY